The Akkermansia sp. N21116 genome includes a region encoding these proteins:
- a CDS encoding MFS transporter — protein sequence MTSSLMHILATGSINLSSYAGLVDTLVLSLMAAVIAIIIIGAVKKGVKNISSLADPSTKPGKWAWIAVGLLWVVVMLNYFDRQLLSALHEPVTNSIAMSESQFGMVTSVFLLVYALLSPVGGFIADRYSRRIVILCSLVVWSSVTWWTGHAQDYTTLLIARAAMGISEAFYIPAALALITDFHRGNTRSIATGIHMSGIYAGMALAGYGGTMSDWIGWRMTFALFGLIGVIYAFVLIVFLKEPSSVLSERATTSEEKEQVARELAPNETLSSFQVLSQLLRGRAMWMLLGVVAFAGAGNWFLLTWYPTLLQDTYNLSAGEAGPAATLWSSLAKYVAVIAGAFIADAWHRHNLKARALVPGISFSIAGPLIVLALLPGIFGLDFRVPLTLMLAFIATQGIAQGCMDATLMPILRSHINEHYSATGYGLLNLTSAGVGALISFFGGWFKDQGIPLTTTLAVAGCLMFICGMLLIFLPTPRKY from the coding sequence ATGACTTCCTCCCTTATGCATATTCTGGCCACCGGCTCAATCAACCTCAGCTCCTACGCTGGCCTTGTTGACACACTTGTGCTCTCCCTCATGGCCGCCGTCATTGCTATTATTATCATCGGCGCCGTCAAAAAAGGCGTCAAAAACATCAGTTCTCTTGCCGATCCATCCACCAAACCCGGTAAATGGGCCTGGATCGCCGTCGGCCTCCTTTGGGTGGTGGTCATGCTCAACTATTTTGACCGCCAACTCCTTTCCGCCCTGCACGAGCCCGTTACCAACAGTATTGCCATGTCCGAAAGCCAGTTCGGCATGGTCACCTCCGTCTTCCTGCTTGTCTACGCCCTTCTCAGCCCGGTCGGAGGATTCATCGCAGACCGTTACAGCCGCCGCATCGTCATCCTTTGTTCTCTCGTCGTCTGGTCCTCTGTAACTTGGTGGACCGGGCATGCTCAGGATTACACCACCCTGCTAATCGCACGGGCTGCCATGGGAATCAGCGAGGCATTCTACATCCCTGCGGCTCTCGCCCTCATCACCGACTTCCACCGGGGCAACACCCGGTCCATCGCCACCGGGATTCACATGAGCGGCATTTATGCCGGCATGGCTCTGGCCGGGTACGGGGGAACCATGTCCGACTGGATCGGCTGGCGCATGACATTCGCCCTGTTCGGGCTGATCGGGGTTATATACGCCTTTGTCCTCATCGTCTTCCTCAAAGAACCGTCTTCCGTCCTCTCCGAACGGGCAACCACCTCCGAAGAAAAAGAACAGGTTGCCAGGGAATTGGCCCCCAATGAAACACTCTCCTCCTTTCAAGTCCTTTCCCAACTGCTCCGTGGCCGCGCCATGTGGATGCTCCTGGGAGTAGTCGCCTTCGCCGGTGCCGGGAACTGGTTCCTGCTGACCTGGTATCCTACCCTCCTTCAGGACACCTACAACCTTTCCGCCGGAGAGGCAGGCCCGGCGGCTACCCTGTGGAGTTCCCTGGCAAAATACGTTGCCGTCATCGCAGGAGCTTTCATCGCTGATGCATGGCATCGGCACAACCTCAAAGCCCGGGCTCTCGTTCCGGGCATCTCGTTCAGTATCGCGGGGCCTCTGATCGTCCTTGCCCTGCTCCCGGGAATATTCGGCCTGGACTTCCGGGTGCCTCTCACTCTCATGCTGGCTTTCATCGCCACCCAGGGCATTGCCCAGGGGTGCATGGATGCCACGCTCATGCCCATCCTGCGTTCCCATATCAATGAACACTACTCAGCCACAGGCTACGGCCTGCTCAATCTGACCTCTGCGGGAGTAGGGGCATTAATATCCTTCTTCGGAGGATGGTTCAAAGACCAAGGGATTCCGCTGACAACAACCCTTGCGGTAGCAGGATGCCTCATGTTTATCTGCGGCATGCTCCTGATCTTCCTTCCTACTCCCAGAAAATACTAG